From Pseudodesulfovibrio nedwellii:
CGGTCCACTGACGTGGGGGCGGTTATAACAGAAGTGCTTGGACTCATGGAATCTTCCATGCCAAGAAACATCGAAGTCCGATCAACCATAGCCTCTTCACTGGCCCATGTGCATGCCGACCCCACCCAAATTCATCAGGTGGCGATGAACCTTTGTACCAATTCATTTCACGCTTTACGTGAAACCGGCGGCAGAATAGATGTCCGTCTGGATCAAGCAGATTTGGCAGAAGATGATGCTGACATGCTTGGATTAATCCCCGGAGAGTATGTCCGTTTGGTTATTGAAGACAATGGGCCGGGTATCCCGCCAGACATACTGGATAAAATTTTTGACCCATTTTTCTCCACCAAGGACAAAACTGAAGGAACCGGACTAGGACTGGCGGTTGTACATGGTATTGTTCGAAGCCATAAAGGCGGACTTCAAGTCACCCCACGCCGAGGCGGTGGCACTGCCTTTTTTATCTACTTGCCAAAATGCGAAGAAAACCAAGCTCTTAAAGGACCAGCTGCCAACACAAGTTCTTCGGTCGGCGCCCATATTCTTTTTGTTGAAGACGACCATGACCAACTGCATACTACTCCACGCCTGCTGGAAACAATGGGATGCAGGGTCGTTGCTCTGGATAACGCTGAAGCCGCTGCTGCCATGGTCTCCAACGGTCCGAACTCTTTTGATCTGGTCATCACGGATTACGACATGCCGGATGTCAGCGGCACACAATTGGCCGCACAACTCGCTGACATTGAACCAAATCTGCCCATTATTCTCGTTTCCGGCCGTGAAGATGCGGCAACTGCAGCTGCCCACTTGCCGAATATCCAACGGGTGGTTATCAAACCGTACGACAAAAAAGATTTGTCCCAAGCCATCAATAGCGTATTGACAATGACCGAGGGAGAGTAACAAGTGGCCCGGATTCTGATTATCGATGATGACTTCGAAATCTGTGAGACCATGGAAAGCCTGATAACCAGGCTCTCGCATGAATGTGCTTCGGCGCACACCATGGATGAAGGCATGCGTCTGGCAAGTAAAAGCGAATTCGACGTGATATTCCTTGATGTCAGTTTGCCCGACGGCAACGGGCTGAACATATTGCCTGACATTATGGCCCTGCCCAATCCGCCCGAAGTCATCATCTTGACCGGCAAGGGCGATCCTGATGGAGCCGAACTGGCTATCAAAGGCGGAGCATGGGATTATCTACTCAAACCGTCCAGCATCCGTGAAATATCCCTCACCCTTGGTCGCGCTCTGAAATATCATGAGAAAAAAGGCGGAGCCAACAGTATTGGTTCTCTGGATCTGACCGGTGTTGTTGGCGAAAGCCCAAGCATTAAAGCGAGCTTCAACCTTTTATCACAAGCGGCCCGATCTGATTCCAATGCCCTTATTACCGGACAAACCGGCACGGGCAAGGAGTTGTTCGCAGCGACAATCCATGAAAATTCAAAACGAAAATCCGGGAATTTTGTCGTTGTAGACTGCGCAGGACTGACGGAATCCCTATTAGAATCAACACTATACGGGCATCGAAAAGGCGCTTTCACCGGGGCGCAAAAAGATCGTATAGGCTTAATCAAACTGGCTGACAATGGCACGCTTTTCCTTGATGAAGTGGGAGAAATGCCACTTTCCATGCAAAAAGCTTTTCTCAGAGTCCTTCAGGAACGAACTTTCCGCCCTGTGGGCGATACACGGGAACAAACCAGTAATTTCAGACTGGTGGCTGCAACAAATCGCAATCTTGATGACATGGTCGACAAAGGCGAATTTCGCTCAGATCTGCTCTACAGACTCAAAACCATGCACATTCATCTGCCACCACTCATGAACCGCCCTGAAGACATCCGCGCCCTCAGCATTTTCCGTGTTCAACAACTCTGCAAGCAGTACGGTATGGAGTCAAAAACGCTCGGATCTGATTTTCACCCGGCTTTGGCAAGCTACAATTGGCCGGGTAACGTACGGGAATTATTCAATACACTAGAACGAGCCGTAGTCGCGTCCGGTGATGAAAAAACGCTCTACGCCATGCATCTGCCTCGTGAACTCCGCATCAAGATGGCCAAGGCACAAATCGAACGCATGACCGGAACTGAAGTCGTATCCGACAAAACAGACACCACAGTAGCCGAGCCAGTCCGAAAAATCGGACAAGACATATTTGAAGATATTTTCGATCAGGAATTGCCCACTCTCAGAGACTTCAAAGGCATGGCAGAAAAGATTTATCTAGGCGAACTCATTCGACAATGTGACGGAGACCTTGCAAAAATACTTATCACATCCAAACTGTCTCGATCTCATTTCTACAGCCTGCTTAAAAAGTACGGCCTTTCACTCTAGGAAATATCCATGGCTAAATTCAACTCATATTGTGAAGCATGTTGGACTTTCGACAAAACTGATGTGGACAAAATATATCACGACACTCAATACGGTTTTCCCATTGAGGATGACAACGAACTGTTCGGAAGGCTTATCCTGGAGATCAATCAAGCCGGACTGAGTTGGCGTACCATTCTCAATAAACAGGAAAATTTTCTAAAAGCGTATGACCAGTACGATATCGAAACTATCGCCAATTATGAAGATGAAGACAGATCGCGTCTGCTCAGCGATGCCGGAATCATTCGCAACCGTTTGAAAATCGGTGCTGCCATTCACAACGCAAAAGCTATTCTTATTTTAAAAAAGGAATATGGCTCCTTCAAAGGCTGGCTGGACACACATCACCCACTCAGTAAAGAAGAATGGGTCAAATTATTCAAAAAGCATTTCAAATTCGTTGGTGGAGAAATTGTCAATGAATTCTTGATGAGTAGCGGTTATCTACACGGTGCACACATTGAATCTTGCCCCACGTATCAAAAAATACTCAATAAAAATCCTGCCTGGGCCACAATAAAATAACTGAGCCCCCTTTCTCGCATCCTCCCCCTGAGAATTATTGATTAAAGGACAAGTCTGAAAATTCAGACTTGTCCTTTTTTTCATGCAGTCCACATTATCATGTCCAACCCCCGCAATTCCTGTATTTTCAAGTAAACAACTCCGCTTTTTCCTGTTCACCTGTCCTATTTTTCGGACTGATATCAAAAAGCTTCTCATATTCAAAAACAACGGAAAATTCTTAACATGTTGTTTTTATGTGATAAAAGGCGGTTCTGCCTAATTGGCACGGATGTTGAGTAAGGAGTTACTTCAAGACATCGCGTCCGCCATGAGCGGAACAACAAAATCAAAAAGTTCTGTATCAAGAGGAGAAAAACTCTATGTCCAAGATGAAAACAATGGATGGCAACACCGCCGCCGCCTGGGTGGCCTACGCAATGAGTGAGACCGCCGCCATTTATCCCATCACTCCTTCGTCCACCATGGGTGAAATCGCCGACGAATGGGCCGCGCAAGGTCGCAAGAATATTTTCGGACAGACTGTGGAAGTCCGTCAGCTTCAGTCCGAAGCCGGTGCCGCAGGCGCTGTTCACGGCTCCCTGGCCGGTGGCGCACTGACCACCACGTTCACAGCCTCGCAGGGCCTCCTGCTCATGATCCCTAATATGTATAAGATCGCTGGCGAACTTCTCCCCAGCGTTTTCCATGTTTCTGCACGCGCTCTCGCTGCGCATGCCCTCTCAATCTTTGGCGACCACCAGGATGTCATGGCTTGTCGCCAGACTGGTTTCGCCATGCTTGCTGCAGCGAGCGTGCAGGAAGTCATGGACCTTTCATTGGTATCCCATCTGGCCACCATTGAATCGTCCGTGCCCTTCCTGTCCTTCTTCGACGGTTTCCGCACTTCCCATGAAATTCAGAAAATCGAAGTCATTGACTACGACGATATGAAACCGCTGCTGAACATGGACAAGGTCGCCGAATTCCGCGCCCGCTCCATGAACCCGGAACACCCAGACGTTCGCGGCACCGCCCAGAACCCGGACATCTACTTCCAGGGTCGTGAGGCATCCAACAACTACTATGATGTCATCCCCGAGATCGTAGAAGAATACATGAACAAAGTCTCCGCCCTGACCGGTCGCGACTACAAGCCCTTTGATTACGTCGGTGCTCCTGATGCAGAACGTGTCGTCATCGCCATGGGCTCTTCCTGTGAAACTATCGAAGAAGTGGTCAACCATCTGGTTGCCGAGGGCGAAAAAGTTGGCCTGATCAAAGTCCGCTTGTACCGTCCCTTCTCCGCCAAACACTTCCTGACCGTGTTGCCCGAGACTGCCAAAGTCGTGTCCGTTCTGGACCGTACCAAAGAACCCGGCGCACTGGGCGACCCCCTTTACCAGGACATCTGTACTGTCTTCCTGGAAAAAGGCGAAGGTCCTGTGGTTACTGCTGGTCGTTACGGCCTCGGTTCCAAGGAGTTCACTCCTGCCATGGTCAAAGCTATTTTCGACAACCTGACTGAGTCCACCCCCAAAGCCCACTTTATCGTGGGCATTAAAGACGACGTCACCCTTGCCTCCCTTGTCACGACCGAGGCCCTGGACACCACCCCGAAAGGCACTGTGCAGTGCAAATTCTGGGGCCTCGGTTCTGACGGAACCGTCGGAGCCAACAAGCAGGCAATCAAAATCATCGGTGACAATACCGATATGTACGCACAGGGATACTTCGCCTATGACTCCAAAAAGTCTGGCGGCATCACCATTTCCCATCTGCGTTTCGGTAACGCGCCCATCCAGTCCACCTATCTGGTGACCGCAGCCGATTACATCGCCTGTCACAATCCGAGCTATGTCCACCTTTATGATGTATTGGACGGAATCAAGGACGGCGGCACCTTCGTGCTGAACTGTGCTTGGACCGCCGAAGACATGGACAAGGAACTGCCCGCAGAAATGCGCCGCACCATTGCTCAGAAAAACTTAAAATTCTACACGGTCGACGCAGTCAAGATCGCTGGTGAAGTCGGCCTCGGCGGACGCATCAACATGATCATGCAGACCGCCTTCTTCAAGCTCGCCGACGTCATCGACTTCGCCGAAGCCGTGAAGCTGCTCAAGGACGGTATCAAAACCGCCTACGGCAAAAAAGGCGACAAGATCGTCAACATGAACAACGCAGCCGTGGACAACGCTATCGACGCCATCGTCGAGATACCGGTTCCCACAGCGTGGGCTGACCTGTCTGACGACGCCGCAATCGAAGTCAACGAACCCGATTACGTGAAAAACGTCATGCGTCCGGTTCTGGCCCAGAAAGGTGACGACCTGCCGGTTTCCGCCTTCTCCGTTGACGGAACCATGCCGCTGTCCACCGCCAAATACGAAAAACGTGGCGTTGCCATCAACGTCCCCGAATGGATCGCTGACAACTGCATTCAGTGTAACCAATGTGCATTCGTTTGCCCGCACTCCGCTTTGCGCCCGGTCATTGCCGATGATGCTGAAATGACGAACGCTCCGGCGGGCTTCGGCACCATCGATGCCAAGGGCAAAGACGTGAAAGGCATGCAGTACCGCTTGCAGGTCGCTGCTCAGGACTGCCTGGGTTGCGGCAACTGCGCCGACATCTGCCCTGCCAAGGATAAGGCGCTGGTCATGAAGCCCATCGCCACCCAGCTTGACGAGCAGGTCCCCAACTGGGACTTCGCCGAGACCTTGTCCTTCAAGGAAGCCTTCAAACGCGACTCCGTCAAGGGCAGCCAGTTCCGTCAGTCCCTCATGGAATTCTCCGGTGCATGTGCTGGTTGCGGCGAAACCCCGTACGTCAAGGTGCTAACCCAGCTCTTCGGCGAACGCATGATCATCGCCAACGCCACGGGTTGCTCCTCCATCTGGGGTGCATCCGCGCCGTCCACACCATACTGCACCAATGCTGAAGGCCACGGCCCGGCATGGGGCAACTCCCTGTTCGAAGACGCAGCTGAATTCGGTTTCGGCATCGAAATGGGTGTCAATAACCGCCGCGAAACACTGATCGCCAAATGCGAAGCCGCTGTTGAGACCACTTCCGGCGATGCCAAAACCGCCATCGAAGCATGGCTCGCAGCCAAAGACGACGCAACCGCTTCCACTGAAGCAGGCGACGTCCTCAAGGCCGCTCTGAAAGACTCTACTGACGAGACCCTGAAGTCCATCGCCGCAGACGCCGACCTGTTCACCAAGAAATCCGTCTGGATCTTCGGTGGTGACGGTTGGGCCTACGACATCGGCTTCGGCGGCGTTGACCACGTCATAGCTTCCGGCAAGGACGTCAACATCCTTGTCATGGATACTGAAGTTTACTCCAACACCGGCGGACAGTCCTCCAAGGCAACCCCGCTCGGATCCATCGCCAAGTTTGCCGCTGCCGGTAAAGGCACTGGCAAAAAAGACCTCGGTCGCATGGCAATGACTTACGGCTACGTTTACGTCGCTTCGGTCGCCATGGGAGCTGACAAACAGCAGATGATGAAGGCATTCCGTGAGGCCGAAGCCTACAACGGACCGTCCCTAATCATCTGTTACGCCCCCTGCATCAACCAGGGCATCAAGAAGGGCATGGGCAAAACCCAGCTCGAACAAAAGTTGGCCGTAGATTCCGGTTACTGGCCGCTCTATCGCTACAACCCCGAACTGGTTTCCGAAAACAAGAATCCGTTCATACTGGAGTCCAAGGCTCCCGACGGTTCCTTGCAGGAATTCATGTCCGGCGAAAACCGCTACGCCATGCTGGAACGCTTCCACCCGGAACTGTCAAAGGCATTCCGTGCACAAATCGAGAAAGACTATGCCGACCGCTACACAATCCTGACTCACCTGGCCGACGCTGACTTCAGCAAGGTTGAGGAAGAAGACGGAACAACGTGTGACGCCGGTATTTCTGCTGAAAGCCCGGGTTCTGGGGAACCCTGTGATGACGGCAGATAGACAATAGATGTTTACGCGGGGCGGAGTTGTTGCGGAGGCTTAGCCTAATCCGCCCCGCGTATTTGTTTCAACACGGTGAGGGACCCCTCTCACGCTTTAGGAGGAATTCATAATGTCATTGGAAGTGCTTGCATTAATCGCACTGCTGCCTATTCTGGTTGCACTCGTTCTCATGGTCGGCCTGCGTTGGCCTGCCACCAAAGCCATGCCTCTGGCATGGCTCACCGCAGCCGCCGGGGCTGTCATTGTCTGGGGTCTCCCCATGAAATACGTTGCCGCACTAACTCTTCAGGGGTTTGTGACGGCAATCGGCATCCTAATTATCGTCTTCGGTGCCATTTTGATCTTACGGACGCTTCAGCAGTCGGGCGGCATGGAAACCATTCAGTACGGGATGCAGAACATCTCGCCTGACCGCCGTATCCAGGCCATTATCATTGGTTACATGTTCGCAGCCTTCCTTGAAGGTGCAGCCGGCTTCGGTACCCCCGCAGCTCTGGCCGCTCCGCTGTTGCTCTCCTTGGGCTTCCCGCCTCTGGCCGCAGCAATTGTCTGTTTAGTTTTCAACTCCTTCCCTGTCACCTTTGGTGCAGTCGGTACTCCTGTCATCCTTGGCCTGAAATATCTTGCTCCCGGCGTTGCCGATGCAGTGGCCACCGGAGCCCCAGGCGTCAACTTTGCCAACCAGGGCGACTTCATCGCACTCGTCGGCCAATGGGCGACCCTCATGCACCTCGGCATGATCTTCATCCTGCCTGTCTTTATGCTCGGTTTCGTGACCCGTTATTTCGGTCCCGAACGGAGCTGGAAGCCCGGTTTGGCCGCATGGAAATTCTGCATGTTCGCAGCCGTTGCCTTCACCGTGCCTTACCTGTTCTTCGCATGGAACGTCGGTCCTGAATTCCCGTCCCTGATCGGTGGCCTTGTTGGTCTCGGTATCATCATTGCTGGTGCCAAAGCCGGTTTCTGTGTCCCCAAAACAACCTGGGACTTCGGTCCTTCTGACAAGTGGGACCCGGAATGGACCGGTTCCGTTTCCGGTGGTTCCACCGAGTTCAAGCCACACATGAGCCAGTTCAAGGCATGGTTGCCTTACATCCTCATCGGCGCAATCCTCGTTGTCACCCGTATTCCTGAGCTTGGCCTTAAGGGCTTCCTTGCCGCACAGGCTATCAAATTCAGCGCCATTCTCGGCTATGAAAGTGTCAACGCTTCCATCAAATACCTCTACCTGCCCGGTTCCATCCCGTTCGTTTTGGTCGCCCTACTGACCGTCATGATTCACGGTATGCCCGGCACCAAAGTTAAGGCCGCATGGTCTCAGGCCATTGTCACCATGAAGAACCCCACCATCGCTCTGTTCGCAGCGGTCGCACTGGTGTCCATCTTCCGCGGTTCCGGTATCACTGATGCCGCTTTGAACCCCAACAACTACCCCTCCATGCCTTTGGCAATGGCAGAAGCAGTTGCAAACATCACCGGCAACGCATGGCCAATGTTCGCCTCTTACGTCGGCGGTCTGGGAGCCTTCATTACCGGCTCCAACACTGTCTCTGACCTTCTGTTCGCTGAATTCCAGTGGGGCGTTGCAACCCAGCTTGATCTGCCTCGCCAGATCATCGTAGCCGCTCAGGCTGTCGGTGGCGGTATGGGCAACATGATCTGCATCCATAACATCGTCGCAGTCTGCGCGGTTGTTGGTCTGTCCGGCATGGAAGGTCAGATCCTGAAGCGGACCGTATGGCCCTTCCTGCTGTACGGTCTGGTCGTCGGAATCGTCGCCTCTTTGATGAGCTTCGTATTCCTGCCGAATCTGTTCTAAGTTATGCTATAAAAAGGGGGGCGGGATTAATGCCCGCCTCCCGTTTCACAACACGACTTACTGTTACTGTGAGAACAAATAACAATACGCTATAAGCTCGACATTCAACCCGAGCATACAAATATTTTCAGGAGTCACTCATGACCAAAGATGCCATTGTCAAAGAGTTCGAAGCCATAGCCGGTGCCGACAAAGTTATGACCAGCGAGACTGACCGTCACGCCTATTCCTACGATGCAGCCGTGCTTGACTCCGTCATGCCCGCACTCGTTGTCCGCCCCGAAGACAGCGAAACACTCGGAGCTGTCACCAAACTATGTAACGATAACGGCCTGCCCCTGACCGTTCGCGGTGCCGGTACAAATCTTTCAGGTGGAACCATCCCCCATCCCGGTGGTGTCGTGGTTCTGACCAACGGCCTGAACCGCATTCTCGAAATCAATGAAGAAGACATGTATGCTGTGGTTGAACCCGGTGTCGTCACTGCCCAATTTGCAGCCGAAGTCGCCAAACGTGGCCTTTTCTACCCTCCGGATCCGGGTAGCCAAGCAGTCTCCACCCTCGGTGGTAACGTTGCCGAAAACGCAGGCGGTCTGCGCGGCCTCAAATACGGCGTAACCAAAGACTATGTCATGGGTGTGGACTTCTGGGACGTCAACGGCGAAATGATCAAATCAGGTTCCCGCACCGTCAAATGCGTCACCGGTTACAACTTGGCTGGCCTGATGATCGCTTCCGAAGGTACTCTGGGCGTATTCGACAAAATCATTCTCAAACTCATTCCACCTGTCGCCGCCGCCAGATCCATGATGGCGATTTTCCCCTCCATGAAAGCCGCTTCCGAAACAGTCGCCGCAATCATCGCCAACAAAATCGTCCCTGCCACCCTTGAGATGATGGACAACTTCACCATCCGAGCAGTTGAAAACTTCCGAGGCGCAGGACTGCCGGTCGATGCTGCAGCCCTGTTGCTCATTGAAGTGGACGGCCACCCCGCACAGGTGGAAGACGAAGCCGCCATGGTTGAAAAAATTTGCAAAGCCAACGGTGCAACTGAACTCAAGGTCGCCAAAGACGCTGCCGAACGTGATGCTGTCTGGCAGGCCCGTCGCGATGCTCTGCCCGCATTGGCCAAGCTCAAGCCCACCTGTGTGTTGGAAGACGCCACCGTGCCACGTTCCAAAATTCCGGCCATGATCGAAGCACTTGAAGACATCTCCAAAAAGCTCGACCTGACCATCGGTACTTTCGGTCACGCCGGAGACGGCAATCTGCATCCCACCATTCTGACCGACAAACGCGACAAGAAGGAATGGGAACGTGTGGAAAAGGGCATCGACATGATCTTCGACAAAGCGCTCGCCATGGGCGGCACACTGTCCGGCGAACATGGCATCGGCCTGGCTAAAGCCAAATATCTGGAGCAGGAAACATCTCGAGGCACACTGGAATACGCCCGTCGCATGAAGTCTGTTCTCGACCCCAAGGGTATCCTCAACCCCGGCAAGATTGTCGGTCCCAGGTCCTAGGGGGCAGTCATGGCTGATATCAATAAACTCGCACAAATGTTCAAGGAGCTGGACGACCAGCTGGTCGGCTGCATGAAATGCGGCATGTGCCAGGCTGTTTGCCCGGTCTTCGCCCAAAGTGGTCGTGAAACTGACGTCACCCGCGGCAAGCTCGCCCTGTTGGAGGGGCTTGCCAACGAGATGTTCAAAGACCCGGAAGGCGTCAACGAAAAGCTCAACCGCTGCCTGCTCTGCGGTACCTGTCAGGCTAACTGCCCGTCCGGCGTATCCGTCATGGATATTTTCCTGAAGGCACGCGCCATCATGACCGGCTACTTCGGACTATCCACAACGAAAAAAGCCATATTCCGTGGCATGCTTAAAAACCCCAAGCTGTTCAACACACTGACCGGCATGGGAGCAAAGTTCCAGGGACTGTTCACCAAAAAGGTGGACGACATGCTTGGCTCAAGCTGTGCGCGGTTCAATGCACCGATTATCGGCGACCGCCACTTCAACACTCTGGCCTCCAAGCCTCTGCACAAAATCGTGCCGGAATTAGATACACCTGCCGGAAAATCAGGCATCAAGGTAGCCTTCTATGTAGGCTGCGTTATTGACAAGATCTTCCCCCATGTGGGCGAAGCCATCCTCAAGGTACTCGACCACCACGGCGTGGGGGTATTCATGCCCTCGGGGCAGGCATGCTGTGGCATCCCGGCATTGTCCAGCGGTGACACCGATACCTTTGATACTCTGGTCGGCATCAACATGGAACGACTCCAGTCAGGTGAATTCGATTACCTCGTCACTGGTTGCGCCACATGTACCGCCACCATCAAAGAATTATGGCCTCGTATGTACAGTGGCAGTTCTGCCCTGAAATACGACCTTGAACAGTTGGAAAAGAAGACTCTGGACATCAGCCAATTCCTGGTGAATATTCTCGGGGTAGAACCCAAGGAAATCAAAGGAGGCCGAGGCGTTACCTACCACGACCCCTGCCACCTAAAAAACTCCCTCGGCGTCACCGCGCAGCCCAGAAAAATCATTCAGGCTGCGGGATGCGACTTCAAGGAAATGGCGGAAGCCGGTACCTGCTGCGGTTGCGGCGGAAGCTTCAATATAGCTCATTACGACGTGTCCAAAAAGATCGGCAGCCGCAAAGCGGACAACATCATGGCAGCTGGCGTACAAACCGCCGCAACCAGTTGTCCTGCGTGCATGCTCCAGATCACTGACATGCTCTCCCAGAAGAACGCGAAGATGG
This genomic window contains:
- a CDS encoding sigma-54-dependent transcriptional regulator; its protein translation is MARILIIDDDFEICETMESLITRLSHECASAHTMDEGMRLASKSEFDVIFLDVSLPDGNGLNILPDIMALPNPPEVIILTGKGDPDGAELAIKGGAWDYLLKPSSIREISLTLGRALKYHEKKGGANSIGSLDLTGVVGESPSIKASFNLLSQAARSDSNALITGQTGTGKELFAATIHENSKRKSGNFVVVDCAGLTESLLESTLYGHRKGAFTGAQKDRIGLIKLADNGTLFLDEVGEMPLSMQKAFLRVLQERTFRPVGDTREQTSNFRLVAATNRNLDDMVDKGEFRSDLLYRLKTMHIHLPPLMNRPEDIRALSIFRVQQLCKQYGMESKTLGSDFHPALASYNWPGNVRELFNTLERAVVASGDEKTLYAMHLPRELRIKMAKAQIERMTGTEVVSDKTDTTVAEPVRKIGQDIFEDIFDQELPTLRDFKGMAEKIYLGELIRQCDGDLAKILITSKLSRSHFYSLLKKYGLSL
- a CDS encoding DNA-3-methyladenine glycosylase I, whose product is MAKFNSYCEACWTFDKTDVDKIYHDTQYGFPIEDDNELFGRLILEINQAGLSWRTILNKQENFLKAYDQYDIETIANYEDEDRSRLLSDAGIIRNRLKIGAAIHNAKAILILKKEYGSFKGWLDTHHPLSKEEWVKLFKKHFKFVGGEIVNEFLMSSGYLHGAHIESCPTYQKILNKNPAWATIK
- the nifJ gene encoding pyruvate:ferredoxin (flavodoxin) oxidoreductase; protein product: MSKMKTMDGNTAAAWVAYAMSETAAIYPITPSSTMGEIADEWAAQGRKNIFGQTVEVRQLQSEAGAAGAVHGSLAGGALTTTFTASQGLLLMIPNMYKIAGELLPSVFHVSARALAAHALSIFGDHQDVMACRQTGFAMLAAASVQEVMDLSLVSHLATIESSVPFLSFFDGFRTSHEIQKIEVIDYDDMKPLLNMDKVAEFRARSMNPEHPDVRGTAQNPDIYFQGREASNNYYDVIPEIVEEYMNKVSALTGRDYKPFDYVGAPDAERVVIAMGSSCETIEEVVNHLVAEGEKVGLIKVRLYRPFSAKHFLTVLPETAKVVSVLDRTKEPGALGDPLYQDICTVFLEKGEGPVVTAGRYGLGSKEFTPAMVKAIFDNLTESTPKAHFIVGIKDDVTLASLVTTEALDTTPKGTVQCKFWGLGSDGTVGANKQAIKIIGDNTDMYAQGYFAYDSKKSGGITISHLRFGNAPIQSTYLVTAADYIACHNPSYVHLYDVLDGIKDGGTFVLNCAWTAEDMDKELPAEMRRTIAQKNLKFYTVDAVKIAGEVGLGGRINMIMQTAFFKLADVIDFAEAVKLLKDGIKTAYGKKGDKIVNMNNAAVDNAIDAIVEIPVPTAWADLSDDAAIEVNEPDYVKNVMRPVLAQKGDDLPVSAFSVDGTMPLSTAKYEKRGVAINVPEWIADNCIQCNQCAFVCPHSALRPVIADDAEMTNAPAGFGTIDAKGKDVKGMQYRLQVAAQDCLGCGNCADICPAKDKALVMKPIATQLDEQVPNWDFAETLSFKEAFKRDSVKGSQFRQSLMEFSGACAGCGETPYVKVLTQLFGERMIIANATGCSSIWGASAPSTPYCTNAEGHGPAWGNSLFEDAAEFGFGIEMGVNNRRETLIAKCEAAVETTSGDAKTAIEAWLAAKDDATASTEAGDVLKAALKDSTDETLKSIAADADLFTKKSVWIFGGDGWAYDIGFGGVDHVIASGKDVNILVMDTEVYSNTGGQSSKATPLGSIAKFAAAGKGTGKKDLGRMAMTYGYVYVASVAMGADKQQMMKAFREAEAYNGPSLIICYAPCINQGIKKGMGKTQLEQKLAVDSGYWPLYRYNPELVSENKNPFILESKAPDGSLQEFMSGENRYAMLERFHPELSKAFRAQIEKDYADRYTILTHLADADFSKVEEEDGTTCDAGISAESPGSGEPCDDGR
- a CDS encoding L-lactate permease, yielding MSLEVLALIALLPILVALVLMVGLRWPATKAMPLAWLTAAAGAVIVWGLPMKYVAALTLQGFVTAIGILIIVFGAILILRTLQQSGGMETIQYGMQNISPDRRIQAIIIGYMFAAFLEGAAGFGTPAALAAPLLLSLGFPPLAAAIVCLVFNSFPVTFGAVGTPVILGLKYLAPGVADAVATGAPGVNFANQGDFIALVGQWATLMHLGMIFILPVFMLGFVTRYFGPERSWKPGLAAWKFCMFAAVAFTVPYLFFAWNVGPEFPSLIGGLVGLGIIIAGAKAGFCVPKTTWDFGPSDKWDPEWTGSVSGGSTEFKPHMSQFKAWLPYILIGAILVVTRIPELGLKGFLAAQAIKFSAILGYESVNASIKYLYLPGSIPFVLVALLTVMIHGMPGTKVKAAWSQAIVTMKNPTIALFAAVALVSIFRGSGITDAALNPNNYPSMPLAMAEAVANITGNAWPMFASYVGGLGAFITGSNTVSDLLFAEFQWGVATQLDLPRQIIVAAQAVGGGMGNMICIHNIVAVCAVVGLSGMEGQILKRTVWPFLLYGLVVGIVASLMSFVFLPNLF
- a CDS encoding FAD-binding oxidoreductase, whose amino-acid sequence is MTKDAIVKEFEAIAGADKVMTSETDRHAYSYDAAVLDSVMPALVVRPEDSETLGAVTKLCNDNGLPLTVRGAGTNLSGGTIPHPGGVVVLTNGLNRILEINEEDMYAVVEPGVVTAQFAAEVAKRGLFYPPDPGSQAVSTLGGNVAENAGGLRGLKYGVTKDYVMGVDFWDVNGEMIKSGSRTVKCVTGYNLAGLMIASEGTLGVFDKIILKLIPPVAAARSMMAIFPSMKAASETVAAIIANKIVPATLEMMDNFTIRAVENFRGAGLPVDAAALLLIEVDGHPAQVEDEAAMVEKICKANGATELKVAKDAAERDAVWQARRDALPALAKLKPTCVLEDATVPRSKIPAMIEALEDISKKLDLTIGTFGHAGDGNLHPTILTDKRDKKEWERVEKGIDMIFDKALAMGGTLSGEHGIGLAKAKYLEQETSRGTLEYARRMKSVLDPKGILNPGKIVGPRS
- a CDS encoding (Fe-S)-binding protein — protein: MADINKLAQMFKELDDQLVGCMKCGMCQAVCPVFAQSGRETDVTRGKLALLEGLANEMFKDPEGVNEKLNRCLLCGTCQANCPSGVSVMDIFLKARAIMTGYFGLSTTKKAIFRGMLKNPKLFNTLTGMGAKFQGLFTKKVDDMLGSSCARFNAPIIGDRHFNTLASKPLHKIVPELDTPAGKSGIKVAFYVGCVIDKIFPHVGEAILKVLDHHGVGVFMPSGQACCGIPALSSGDTDTFDTLVGINMERLQSGEFDYLVTGCATCTATIKELWPRMYSGSSALKYDLEQLEKKTLDISQFLVNILGVEPKEIKGGRGVTYHDPCHLKNSLGVTAQPRKIIQAAGCDFKEMAEAGTCCGCGGSFNIAHYDVSKKIGSRKADNIMAAGVQTAATSCPACMLQITDMLSQKNAKMDVKHVIELYAESL